One genomic region from Salvelinus fontinalis isolate EN_2023a chromosome 18, ASM2944872v1, whole genome shotgun sequence encodes:
- the LOC129815124 gene encoding fez family zinc finger protein 2-like: MASALPFGTVMSCPRHESGRSGASATPKPLAFSIDRIMSKTSEPKGNLDERRVESSGGKKMLGLCSPIPCMIPLQPFSYDLQTKALMNYSEFWKANFRGTLCTSAAMCKANCGMCCKTDSGLKQSLLPGSRVIKPQVIHQTVAMPTNGSFYYFNYLDSAYHQSELLTGHLFSSALANSQAQASLSAHQKLLLLENAKLASASAEKFPTPQYPHKEHLPGQLDQIVKENHNQSSEKNGVKAHSKLNNSSMDGKPKNFTCEVCGKVFNAHYNLTRHMPVHTGARPFVCKVCGKGFRQASTLCRHKIIHTQEKPHKCNQCGKAFNRSSTLNTHIRIHAGYKPFVCEFCGKGFHQKGNYKNHKLTHSGEKQYKCSICNKAFHQVYNLTFHMHTHNDKKPFTCGTCGKGFCRNFDLKKHIRKLHDNNSCRPISAATDSSRGPES; encoded by the exons ATGGCAAGTGCTCTCCCCTTTGGAACGGTGATGTCTTGCCCACGACACGAAAGCGGTAGAAGTGGAGCGTCTGCCACCCCAAAGCCGCTGGCCTTCTCGATTGACCGGATCATGTCCAAGACCTCGGAACCGAAAGGCAATTTGGATGAGCGGCGAGTGGAGTCTTCAGGGGGAAAGAAGATGCTCGGGCTCTGCTCACCTATACCGTGCATGATCCCCCTGCAACCTTTTAGCTACGATTTACAAACCAAGGCGCTGATGAACTACTCCGAATTTTGGAAAGCTAATTTCAGAGGAACACTATGCACTTCTGCAGCGATGTGCAAAGCCAACTGCGGAATGTGTTGCAAAACGGACTCGGGGTTGAAGCAGTCTTTATTACCGGGGAGCAGGGTGATTAAACCCCAGGTCATCCATCAGACGGTGGCGATGCCCACCAACGGCTCTTTTTACTATTTCAACTACCTGGACTCTGCTTATCACCAGTCTGAGCTGCTAACCGGACACTTGTTTTCCTCGGCCCTGGCCAACTCTCAAGCCCAGGCTTCTCTCAGTGCGCACCAGAAACTGCTATTGCTGGAGAACGCCAAACTCGCCAGCGCTTCCGCCGAGAAGTTTCCGACACCTCAGTACCCACACAAGGAGCATCTTCCTGGCCAGCTCGACCAGATAGTGAAGGAGAACCATAACCAGAGCTCGGAGAAAAATGGAGTGAAAGCGCACAGCAAGCTCAACAACAGCTCCATGGACGGAAAACCCAAAAACTTCACCTGCGAAGTGTGTGGAAAG GTGTTCAATGCTCATTATAATTTGACACGACACATGCCAGTGCACACAGGCGCTAGGCCGTTCGTGTGTAAAGTTTGCGGGAAAGGATTCCGTCAGGCCAGTACATTGTGCAGACACAAAATCATTCACACACAG GAAAAGCCTCATAAATGCAACCAGTGTGGGAAGGCGTTCAACAGGAGTTCGACGCTGAACACTCACATACGAATCCATGCCGGGTACAAACCATTCGTCTGCGAATTCTGTGGGAAAGGATTTCATCAGAAAG GAAATTACAAGAACCACAAGCTGACGCACAGCGGAGAGAAACAGTACAAGTGTTCCATCTGCAACAAGGCCTTCCATCAGGTCTACAACCTAACCTtccacatgcacacgcacaacgACAAAAAGCCCTTCACGTGCGGAACCTGCGGGAAAGGCTTCTGCAGAAACTTTGACCTGAAAAAACACATACGGAAGTTACATGACAATAATTCATGTAGGCCTATATCTGCAGCGACCGATTCTTCCAGGGGACCCGAAAGCTGA